From Cytobacillus sp. IB215665, a single genomic window includes:
- a CDS encoding alpha/beta hydrolase, with translation MDKQIELFRSEKKKSEYLKIYDLALSQLTTPFTSKYIGTSYGNTHVIRCGLENSPKLLMLHSMGFTSIAWHKNLEGLSKQFDIYCIDLIGEPNRTESNRIKITLTDYLQWLVEVLDALNLKKTNLVGWSYGGFLVTTFAMNFPNRIERVVTMSPAGTISPLTTSFYIKLLPALFSGKDKKINKFLKWISGKDNNNYPNPAFLLFTEGMKNFKGWARGTKIIVYSDDDFMKLKVPYLLLIGDKDPIYKKEIHNQLIDKFNNISPNIKANIIGGTHGFPMQESEVVNKKIISFLTN, from the coding sequence ATGGATAAACAGATTGAACTTTTCAGAAGTGAAAAAAAGAAATCAGAGTATCTAAAAATATATGATCTAGCTTTATCTCAACTAACTACACCATTTACTAGTAAGTATATTGGAACTAGCTATGGTAATACTCACGTTATCCGTTGTGGACTGGAAAATAGTCCGAAGTTATTGATGCTACATAGCATGGGATTCACCTCCATTGCTTGGCATAAAAATTTAGAAGGGCTCTCTAAGCAATTTGATATATATTGTATTGACTTAATCGGAGAACCAAATAGGACAGAAAGTAACAGAATAAAAATAACTCTAACAGACTATTTACAATGGTTAGTAGAAGTACTAGATGCATTAAACTTGAAAAAAACCAATCTGGTTGGGTGGTCATATGGAGGATTTTTAGTAACTACCTTTGCAATGAATTTTCCTAACCGTATTGAAAGAGTCGTAACAATGTCTCCTGCAGGAACTATTTCACCTTTGACTACTAGTTTTTATATAAAGCTCCTTCCTGCATTATTTAGTGGGAAAGATAAAAAAATCAATAAATTTTTAAAATGGATAAGTGGCAAGGATAATAATAATTACCCTAACCCTGCTTTTTTGTTGTTTACTGAAGGAATGAAGAATTTCAAAGGATGGGCCAGGGGTACAAAAATTATCGTATATTCAGATGATGATTTTATGAAACTTAAAGTACCTTATTTACTATTAATTGGAGATAAAGATCCTATTTACAAAAAAGAAATACACAATCAACTTATAGACAAATTCAATAATATTAGCCCCAATATTAAAGCAAATATAATAGGTGGAACACACGGATTCCCAATGCAGGAATCTGAAGTAGTAAATAAAAAAATAATCTCATTCCTTACGAACTAA
- a CDS encoding MFS transporter — MGIRRIHPISLTIIIGTLFARMATFMTIPFLAIYLTSVKGVSPGFAGAIIGISSIVGLFGGFIGGFLSDLYGQEKVMKYSIFIWIFVFVGFALAESVVTFFILNALNGLCRSFFEPSSRALLSKVTKPKNKLLVFNLRYAAINIGAAVGPLIGLKIGSSSSTSAFFVTAVIYSLYFIVLLAMFSINQIDDSLNTKTNERVTMAKALKVLSADRVFFFAVIGLIMGVCGYSQFSSTIPQYLSSSPLITNGVEVFSYLIVFNAITVLIVQYPVTRIGKRYSALTSIMIGTLTTSIGLLGFAFFTSIPFLFLSILVFTVGEVMMFTMTDLFIDQISPNEMKGLYFGAMGFTAIGSSFGPLIGGLMLEYFGYTNHFTLFSVLALISSLGFPVLLYVKGLMKSTNRKVEYSL, encoded by the coding sequence TTGGGAATAAGAAGAATTCATCCAATAAGTCTCACCATAATCATTGGTACACTCTTTGCTCGAATGGCTACATTTATGACAATCCCATTCCTAGCAATTTACCTCACTTCAGTGAAGGGGGTTAGTCCAGGTTTTGCTGGTGCTATTATTGGAATTAGTTCAATTGTAGGCCTATTTGGTGGTTTTATTGGTGGCTTTTTATCGGATTTATATGGTCAAGAAAAGGTCATGAAATATTCCATTTTTATTTGGATTTTTGTTTTTGTTGGCTTTGCTTTAGCAGAAAGTGTAGTTACGTTTTTTATTTTAAATGCCTTAAATGGTTTATGTCGTTCTTTTTTTGAGCCTTCGTCTAGGGCATTACTTTCAAAAGTTACTAAACCCAAAAATAAACTGTTGGTGTTTAATCTTAGGTATGCAGCCATTAATATCGGTGCTGCAGTAGGTCCCCTTATTGGATTAAAGATAGGTAGCTCGTCTTCAACGTCTGCATTTTTTGTGACTGCAGTTATTTATTCTCTTTACTTTATTGTTCTGCTTGCCATGTTTTCTATAAACCAAATTGATGATAGTTTAAACACTAAAACAAATGAACGGGTAACGATGGCAAAAGCATTGAAGGTACTTAGTGCTGATCGTGTATTTTTTTTCGCAGTCATTGGACTAATTATGGGGGTATGCGGTTATTCCCAATTCAGTTCAACCATCCCACAATATTTATCCTCCTCACCACTTATTACGAATGGTGTAGAAGTATTCTCTTACCTTATTGTGTTTAATGCTATAACAGTATTAATTGTCCAATACCCAGTAACAAGAATAGGAAAACGCTATTCTGCACTAACATCAATAATGATTGGAACATTAACGACATCTATTGGGTTACTAGGCTTTGCATTTTTTACTTCTATACCCTTTTTATTTTTGTCGATCTTAGTATTTACGGTCGGTGAAGTAATGATGTTTACAATGACTGATTTATTTATTGATCAAATATCACCAAATGAAATGAAAGGTCTGTATTTTGGTGCGATGGGTTTTACTGCAATTGGAAGTTCATTCGGTCCTTTGATTGGTGGGCTTATGTTAGAGTATTTCGGTTATACAAACCACTTTACTTTGTTTAGTGTGTTGGCACTAATCTCTTCACTTGGGTTCCCCGTTCTTCTGTATGTTAAGGGCTTAATGAAATCAACAAATCGGAAAGTAGAATATAGTCTATAA